In Ktedonobacterales bacterium, the genomic stretch TCTGCGCCGCTGCGATGAGGCGGTCGCTGAGGGCAGCGATCTGCTGGTATTGGCGCAGGCAGGCAATCACCTGCATCAGCTTGCCCAGTATGGTTCGACGCGCAAGCTCGACGCCGCACTGTTCACCAGCCTGCTCACGCGCGTCTATACCCGCGCGGCGCTGCTGCTGCCTGCTGGCGCTATCGTGGGTGACGATGAAGCCGCCAAAGTGGTCAGCGCGCTCAAGCTGCTGCATGAACTCAGCAGCCGCCGCAGTGATCTCGATGCCGCCCTGCTCAACGAGCGACTGGCGCTGGTCGCCGATGTGGAGGGGCGCAGCGAGAGCAAAGCAGAAAGTACGGTTCATCCCATCATCGCCGGACTATCCGCCACGCTCCTGCTGGTGCGTGGGGCCATCAGCCAGGATGACCTGGCGACATTGATGGGGCGTCGCCTCTCCGGCGCAGAAGAACCACAGCGCGGCGCGCAATTCCTGGAAGGCTTGCTGGCGCTGAATCGCGCCACGCTGCTGCGCAACCGCGACATTGTGGGCTGGCTGAACTTCTATCTGCGATCCCTGAGTTCAGAGGCGTTCTTACATACCTTACCGGTACTGCGCCGCGCCATGTCTGAACTCTCCAAATCTGAGATTGGCGTCTTGATGACCACTTTGGCCCCGCTGCTGGGCATCAAAGAGCGGCTGCAAGAAACGGCGCTGCTGGAGCCAAAGCATCTGGCCGAACTGCGCGCCATTGACGCCGAACTCAGCGCGCTGCTGCTGGGGGAGGAAGCGTAGTGGACACAATCACTATACACCCGGTCATGCCCCTGCTGCGCCAGGCCGAGCGCAGCCTGGCAAACACCATCGCCGGAGGACTGGATCAACTGACCTCCGGCAGCGAAGAAGTGAGCGATCTGATTCTTCGGCTGCAAGAAGCCGGATTAGAGCAGATTGCCGCCGCCTTGCAACGCGCCCTGGCCGCCGAAGATCGGGCGCAGCGGGCGGGAAATCTGCTGCGCGCTTTCACAGCGTTGGGCATCGTGCGCAGCCGCCTGGCCGATGGCGTCAGTGCCGATCTGGCAAATGCCCCGCTGCTGAGCGAGCAGAGCCGACTCTATATCCCGCCGCTGCCCGCCAACACCAACCCGGAGACGCTTCCGGGCGCGCTGGCGCTCTTGAAAGGGGAGGACTCGCTGCACCGCATCTACGCCGCCGAACGCATCACGCGCCTGGGTGAAGCGGCTGTGCCAGGTCTGCTGGCGCTGGCCCAGGATAAAAAACTCGATACCGCCATTCGGCGCACCGCCGCGCGCTGTATCGCCCAGATCGCCGCGCCTGCCGCGCAGGATGCGCTGGTCAAACTCTCAGGTATCCTTGATCTCTGGCGAGAGGTCAGCGCGGGACTGATTCAGCGCGGGCGAGCCGTCGTCCCGGCGCTGGAAAGCGAACTGGGCAATCCAGGCGCTGACGGCGCCTGGCTGATGGCGAAAGTTCTCTGGCGCGCCGGAGCTTATGAAGCGTTGCAACATGCTTATACCATCGCTACTACCCCTAAGGCAGCGAAAGAAGAGCCGAAAGAAGAAAAGGGTGGCAAAGGCAAGGAAGCAAAGGGGAAAAACAAGAAAAAGGCTGCTCCCAAAGCGCCCGAAGTGAGCGGCGCGTTTGCAGCCTACTATCAGGCGATAAGCCTCACCCAGAAGCAGGTCGCCGAGGCCATCGAGCCGAAAAGAGGCTATTACCTTGCGCCCACAAACCGCATCATTCTTGTGCTGGCCGGGCTTGAGCGCGGCTGGGCGAGCGAAGATGATCTGATTACATTGCTTGATGGGCAGCAGCGCAACGAGATACGCATCAGCCTGCGCCACGTCTATGGTACGCCCGCCCATGCCGCTGTGCTGGTCTACTATACCCGCATGCGGGCTTCTGCCAGCAAATATGCCGATAGAGATCGCGCACGTATCGGCATCAGCGCCCTGGACGACGCTAACCTGAATCTTCAGGATGAAGAGTCAGAGGACGAGGACGAGGAGGAATAATATGAGCGTTCCTACAGAAACAATGACCGAGGAGCAGCGCCACCAACTTTTGCGCTGGCGGCTGGTGCTGGGCCAACGCGCCCAGAAGTGCCAGTGCGGCGCGAAGGGCGGGCCAGAATGTTCTTGCACTGGCTCAGCACTAGATCTGAGCGGCCTGGCAAGCTCCATGCCCGACACCGACGCCTTTGGCATGGATGGCGCTCTAGAAATGATCTACCAGGAGCGCGGCGCCGGACTGGAGGGTTCCAAGGTCAACATTCCGCGCTGGCTGGGCGACATTCGCCGCTATTTCCCGCAAGATGTCGTCGCCATGATCCAGAAAGACGCCATCGAGCGCCAGGGCCTTGATGAACTGCTCTTTGAGCCGGAGACGTTGCCGCTGCTCGAAAAGAACGTCGATCTGGTTGCCACGATCATCTCACTCCAGAACATGATCCCGGAGCAGACCAAAGAGACGGCGCGGCAGGTGGTGCGCGAGATTGCCGAGCAGATCAAAAAGAAGCTGGAAAATGAAATTCGCCAGGCCGTCTTTGGCGCGATCAGCCGCAATACCCATAGCCCGCTGCCGGTCTATCGTAACATTGACTGGAAGCGCACCATCTCGCGCAACTTGAAAAACTACGATGGCGAACTGAAGCGCATCATTCCAGATCGCTTCTATTTCTGGGCCAACGAGAAGAAGTTCCGCGAGTGGCAGGTCATTGTTTGCGTGGATCAAAGCGGCAGCATGGCAAGCTCAGTCGTCTATAGCTCCATCATGGCTGCCATCTTCGCTTCGCTCTCGGTCCTGCGCACCAATCTGGTCTTCTTCGATACGCAGATCGTTGATATGACCGAGCAACTGAGTGACCCGGTAGAGATTCTTTTCGGCACGCAGCTTGGCGGCGGCACCGACATTGCCAAAGCCGTCACCTACTGCGCCCAGCAAGTCGTGCAGCCTGAAAAAACCATCTTCCTGCTGATAACCGACCTCTACGAAGGCGGCAACCGCAGCGCCCTGCTTTCGCAACTGGGCGCGCTAGTGGAAAGCAAAGTCCATTGCCTCTGTCTGCTGGCGCTCGACGACACGGGACGCGCCTCCTATGACCACGACCTGGCACACCGCGTCAGCGATCTGGGCATCCCGACGTTTGCCTGCACACCCAATAAACTCATTCAGATGATGGAAAACATCCTGCAAGGTAAAGGGGTGAAAGCATGAGCGAAGCCGCGACAGCTACTGCGCCAAGGATCACTGCCAGGGATGTCGAGGGCTGGTGCGCCATCAGTGAAGTGCGCGAAGGCCGCAAATATCTCCAGAAGGGCGCTGTGCTGCGCCCCTGGACCGCAGGAGTCGCTATCCACGCCGAAGTCCAGGGCAGCGGCTCCACGCCCTATCGCATCGACATCACCTTCAAGGAGAGCGGAACCAAACCCTCCACCAAATGCTCCTGCCCGGCCTGGCGGCGCAACCCGCTCTGTAAGCACGTCGCCACTGTCCTGCTGGCCTGGGCCAACAAGCCTGAAACATTCGCCGTCGTGGAAGCGCCGCCCACTGAGGTCAAAGCCAAACCGGCCCGCGCACCCAAAAAGACCGCAAGCGAAACCGACGGCGCCGCCGACGCTGCTACAAAGTCCAAAAGCGATGCCAACGCCGACGCCGCGCGCATGGCCCAACTGGAAAGCGGTCTCTCTCAGGCAACAGACCTGCTCACCGAACTTTGCGCGCGCGGCCTGCTGGCCGTCACCTCAGAGCAGGCCGATGCAGTGCTCAAGCTGGCTGAACTGCTGATCTCCCAGCGGCTCAACGCGCTGGGTCGCAGAGTGCAGGTGCTGGCTATTCGTCTGCGCCAGGTAAGCGATGCCAGAACGAATCGGCGCAGCGGACAGTCCACCGTGAGTGAGACCGATTTTGCGGCGTTACTGGCCGACGCCTGGCTGACGCTGGCCGCCACGCGGCGCGCCCTCAAGGCGGATCCGACGGCGAGCGACGCTTCCGCTGATCTCGAAGACCTGCTGGGTACAAAGTTCGATGAGAGCCGCCTCAGCAAAGCGCAGAGCGCCGCGCTGCTGGAAATCGCCTTCGAGGAAGAAGACGATGAGATCGGCTTTGTCACCGATACCAGCTATCTGCTCGACCTGGAGAGCGGCGAAGTGATGCTGGAGCGCCAGATTTTGCCCGCGCGCCTGGCCGAAAAGGGGCGCAAGCGGCCCTACAACTCCCTGCTGCTCAACTGCCAGATTGCAAGCAGCCGCAGCCAGCCGCCGCGCCGGGTCAAGGTCAGCGCCATCGGCCAGAAGCAGGCCATCACCGCCGACGCTCTATCAGACGCCGCCCGGCATGCCGTCACCACCGCTGCTGTCTTGCGCCGACGCCTGGCAGCGCAGATCGCCGACCCGCTGGCCCCGCGCGAACTGCTGGCGCTCTTTGCGCCGCATGCTCTCCAGGCCATTGACCCGACGGCTGCTCAGGGGAAGGCCGGGCCGCGCCTGCTGCTGGTAGATGCCGAAGGGGTTGCCCTGCCCGTCGAGGGCGCGGCCAGCGCGGTGCTAGGGATAGCGACCTATGAATCAATCCTGGCTCTGTTTGGGCGGCTCAAGCTCAATGATCGCGGCGAAGCCTTTGTCTTCGCCCCGCTGAGCATCCTCTGCGCCTCCGGCAAGCTCCAGATGCTTTCGTAGAGCGTGTGACGCTTGTAGCGCCGCCAGGGTAGCGGCGCTACAAGCGTCACACGCTCTACGGTTGGGAGCGCCGTTTCCGTAACTCATCATCCTCAAACAAGCGGCTGACGGTAGTGGTCTGCTGCCCCTGATATTTCGCGGTGCGCTTGATAGCGTAGCTCTCGCTGACCGGC encodes the following:
- a CDS encoding HEAT repeat domain-containing protein; translation: MDTITIHPVMPLLRQAERSLANTIAGGLDQLTSGSEEVSDLILRLQEAGLEQIAAALQRALAAEDRAQRAGNLLRAFTALGIVRSRLADGVSADLANAPLLSEQSRLYIPPLPANTNPETLPGALALLKGEDSLHRIYAAERITRLGEAAVPGLLALAQDKKLDTAIRRTAARCIAQIAAPAAQDALVKLSGILDLWREVSAGLIQRGRAVVPALESELGNPGADGAWLMAKVLWRAGAYEALQHAYTIATTPKAAKEEPKEEKGGKGKEAKGKNKKKAAPKAPEVSGAFAAYYQAISLTQKQVAEAIEPKRGYYLAPTNRIILVLAGLERGWASEDDLITLLDGQQRNEIRISLRHVYGTPAHAAVLVYYTRMRASASKYADRDRARIGISALDDANLNLQDEESEDEDEEE
- a CDS encoding VWA domain-containing protein, coding for MSVPTETMTEEQRHQLLRWRLVLGQRAQKCQCGAKGGPECSCTGSALDLSGLASSMPDTDAFGMDGALEMIYQERGAGLEGSKVNIPRWLGDIRRYFPQDVVAMIQKDAIERQGLDELLFEPETLPLLEKNVDLVATIISLQNMIPEQTKETARQVVREIAEQIKKKLENEIRQAVFGAISRNTHSPLPVYRNIDWKRTISRNLKNYDGELKRIIPDRFYFWANEKKFREWQVIVCVDQSGSMASSVVYSSIMAAIFASLSVLRTNLVFFDTQIVDMTEQLSDPVEILFGTQLGGGTDIAKAVTYCAQQVVQPEKTIFLLITDLYEGGNRSALLSQLGALVESKVHCLCLLALDDTGRASYDHDLAHRVSDLGIPTFACTPNKLIQMMENILQGKGVKA
- a CDS encoding SWIM zinc finger family protein: MSEAATATAPRITARDVEGWCAISEVREGRKYLQKGAVLRPWTAGVAIHAEVQGSGSTPYRIDITFKESGTKPSTKCSCPAWRRNPLCKHVATVLLAWANKPETFAVVEAPPTEVKAKPARAPKKTASETDGAADAATKSKSDANADAARMAQLESGLSQATDLLTELCARGLLAVTSEQADAVLKLAELLISQRLNALGRRVQVLAIRLRQVSDARTNRRSGQSTVSETDFAALLADAWLTLAATRRALKADPTASDASADLEDLLGTKFDESRLSKAQSAALLEIAFEEEDDEIGFVTDTSYLLDLESGEVMLERQILPARLAEKGRKRPYNSLLLNCQIASSRSQPPRRVKVSAIGQKQAITADALSDAARHAVTTAAVLRRRLAAQIADPLAPRELLALFAPHALQAIDPTAAQGKAGPRLLLVDAEGVALPVEGAASAVLGIATYESILALFGRLKLNDRGEAFVFAPLSILCASGKLQMLS